One genomic segment of Calonectris borealis chromosome 18, bCalBor7.hap1.2, whole genome shotgun sequence includes these proteins:
- the TRPV4 gene encoding transient receptor potential cation channel subfamily V member 4: MADAEDPPRAVGSDAGEGPGDDGSLQNDSFPLSSLANLFESEDTPSPAEAARGPPGAGDGKQNLRMKFHGAFRKGAPKPMELLEATIYESAVVPAPKKAPMDSLFDYGTYRHHPSENKRWRRRVVEKQGPGAKGPAPNPPPVLKVFNRPILFDIVSRGSPAGLDGLLSFLLTHKKRLTDEEFREPSTGKTCLPKALLNLSGGRNDTIPLLLDIAEKTGNMREFINSPFRDVYYRGQTALHIAIERRCKHYVELLVEKGADVHAQARGRFFQPKDEGGYFYFGELPLSLAACTNQPHIVHYLTENGHKQADLRRQDSRGNTVLHALVAIADNTRENTKFVTKMYDLLLVKCAKLFPDTNLEALLNNDGLSPLMMAAKTGKIGIFQHIIRREITDEDARHLSRKFKDWAYGPVYSSLYDLSSLDTCGEEVSVLEILVYNSKIENRHEMLAVEPINELLRDKWRKFGAVSFYISVVSYLCAMVIFTLVAYYRPMEGPPPYPYTTTVDYLRLAGEIITLLTGILFFFTNIKDLFMKKCPGVNSFFIDGSFQLLYFIYSVLVIVTAGLYLGGIEAYLAVMVFALVLGWMNALYFTRGLKLTGTYSIMIQKILFKDLFRFLLVYLLFMIGYASALVSLLNPCPSSESCSEEQSNCTVPTYPSCRDSQTFSTFLLDLFKLTIGMGDLEMLESAKYPGVFIILLVTYIILTFVLLLNMLIALMGETVGQVSKESKHIWKLQWATTILDIERSFPVFLRRAFRSGEMVTVGKGTDGTPDRRWCFRVDEVNWSHWNQNLGIISEDPGKSDTYQYYGFSHTVGRLRRDRWSTVVPRVVELNKSCQPEEVVVPLGTVGTAEARERRHGQASSSLL; encoded by the exons ATGGCAGATGCCGAAGATCCCCCACGCGCCGTTGGCAGCGATGCCGGGGAGGGCCCGGGGGATGACGGGTCGCTCCAGAACGACTCCTTCCCGCTCTCCTCGCTGGCCAACCTGTTCGAGAGCGAGGACACCCCGTCCCCTGCTGAGGCGGCCCGGGGCCcccctggtgctggggatggaaAGCAAAACCTCCGCATGAAATTCCACGGGGCCTTCCGGAAAGGTGCCCCGAAGcccatggagctgctggaggccaCCATCTATGAGTCGGCTGTTGTCCCCGCACCCAAGAAAGCCCCCATGGACTCCCTCTTCGACTATGGCACCTACCGCCACCACCCCAGCGAGAACAAGCGCTGGCGCAGGAGGGTCGTGGA GAAGCAGGGGCCGGGCGCGAAGGGGCCGGCTCCCAACCCACCCCCCGTCCTCAAGGTCTTCAACAGACCCATCCTCTTCGACATCGTCTCCCGGGGGTCCCCGGCTGGCCTGGACgggctcctctccttcctcctcacccacAAGAAGCGGCTGACGGATGAGGAGTTCCGAG AGCCCTCCACGGGGAAGACCTGCCTGCCCAAGGCGCTGCTCAACCTGAGCGGGGGCAGGAATGACACCATCCCCCTTCTCCTCGACATCGCCGAGAAGACAGGCAACATGCGGGAGTTCATCAACTCGCCCTTCAGGGACGTCTATTACCGAG GTCAGACAGCCCTGCACATCGCCATCGAGCGCCGCTGCAAGCACTACGTGGAGCTGCTGGTGGAGAAGGGAGCGGACGTGCACGCCCAGGCCCGCGGCCGCTTCTTCCAGCCCAAGGACGAGGGCGGCTACTTCTACTTCG GCGAGCTGCCCCTCTCGCTGGCAGCCTGCACCAACCAGCCCCACATCGTGCACTACCTGACGGAGAACGGGCACAAGCAGGCGGACCTGCGGCGCCAGGACTCCCGCGGCAACACCGTGCTGCATGCCCTGGTCGCCATCGCCGACAACACCCGCGAGAACACCAAGTTCGTCACCAAGATGTACGACCTGCTCCTCGTCAAGTGCGCCAAGCTCTTCCCCGACACCAACCTGGAGGCGCTGCTCAACAACGACGGCCTCTCCCCCCTCATGATGGCTGCCAAGACCGGCAAGATCGGG ATCTTCCAGCACATCATCCGGCGGGAGATCACGGACGAGGACGCCCGGCACCTCTCGCGGAAGTTCAAGGACTGGGCGTACGGCCCCGTCTACTCCTCCCTCTACGACCTCTCCTCGCTGGACACCTGCGGGGAGGAGGTGTCCGTGCTGGAGATCCTCGTCTACAACAGCAAGATCGAG AACCGCCACGAGATGTTGGCCGTGGAGCCCATCAACGAGCTGCTGCGTGACAAGTGGCGCAAGTTCGGGGCCGTCTCCTTCTACATCAGCGTGGTCTCCTACCTCTGCGCCATGGTCATCTTCACCCTCGTGGCCTACTACCGCCCCATGGAAGGCCCC CCCCCCTACCCGTACACCACCACCGTCGACTACCTGCGCCTGGCCGGGGAGATCATCACCCTTCTCACCGGCATCCTCTTCTTCTTCACAAAC aTCAAGGATCTGTTCATGAAGAAGTGCCCAGGCGTGAACTCCTTCTTCATCGACGGCTCCTTCCAGCTGCTCTA CTTCATCTACTCGGTGCTGGTGATTGTCACGGCGGGGCTGTACCTGGGCGGCATCGAGGCGTACCTGGCCGTCATGGTCTTCGCGCTGGTCCTGGGCTGGATGAACGCGCTGTACTTCACCCGTGGGCTCAAGCTGACGGGGACCTACAGCATCATGATCCAGAAG ATCCTCTTCAAAGACCTTTTCCGCTTTCTCCTGGTCTACTTGCTCTTCATGATTGGCTACGCGTCAG ctctggTGTCCCTCCTCAACCCGTGTCCCAGCAGCGAGTCCTGCAGCGAGGAGCAGTCCAACTGCACGGTGCCCACCTACCCCTCCTGCCGGGACAGCCAGACCTTCAGCACCTTCCTGCTCGACCTCTTCAAGCTCACCATCGGCATGGGCGACCTGGAGATGCTCGAGAGTGCCAAGTACCCCGGCGTCTTCATCATCCTTCTTGTCACCTACATCATCCTCACCTTTGTGCTCCTCCTCAACATGCTCATCGCTCTCATGGGTGAGACCGTGGGCCAAGTCTCCAAGGAGAGCAAGCACATCTGGAAGCTGCAG TGGGCCACCACCATCCTGGACATCGAGCGTTCCTTCCCTGTGTTCCTGCGGAGAGCCTTCCGCTCGGGGGAGATGGTCACCGTGGGGAAGGGCACCGATGGGACGCCCGACCGCCGCTGGTGCTTCAG GGTGGACGAGGTGAACTGGTCCCACTGGAACCAGAATCTGGGCATCATCAGCGAGGACCCGGGCAAGAGCGACACGTACCAGTACTACGGCTTCTCCCACACCGTGGGCCGGCTGCGGAGAG ATCGCTGGTCAACGGTGGTGCCGCGCGTGGTGGAGCTCAACAAGAGCTGCCAGCCAGAGGAGGTGGTGGTGCCGCTGGGGACCGTGGGGACGGCGGAGGCGCGGGAGCGGCGGCACGGCCAGGCCTCGAGCTCCCTGCTCTAG
- the TCHP gene encoding LOW QUALITY PROTEIN: trichoplein keratin filament-binding protein (The sequence of the model RefSeq protein was modified relative to this genomic sequence to represent the inferred CDS: substituted 1 base at 1 genomic stop codon), translating to MALWWAARGRAPERWAAERRRELEARSRQQWERASRSFAQAAICCSRQARWSAPRALPPRYGPGPGRPGGEAGPRGRRALRPXRARVCRSPAAVRREAEEAAAARLEQRRSRLRRLLGEEREALAAELRELRRGRGSEAVGMRQRSEELRAGREERRRKVAEQLLFEHWKKNNAELREVESELHRKHVMEAWGDQLMQKTKQEAAELEEKKRYENEYEIARREALERMRQEEEKRRLEEKKQAETLLQQIEELKLHENEATQLKKEQENLLKQQWALENLEEERKQMEEHRKKKELGRFLRHQCNAQLKRRAQQIQEELEIDRQILLALLEKEDEDQRRQSARRERAVADVAWMKHVIEEQLQLEKEREAELQTLFREEAKKVWEKREEEWEREKKARDRLMNEVLAGRQRQIQEKMELNRRAQEESIKYREQLIKELEEAKELTRREKEQEEELKTARRQELEAQLTERRLQEREEQQRQREEEEEERSARQRCEELVRQEAKRMAEQGYRSRLYSYPKAAWT from the exons ATGGCGCTGTGgtgggcggcgcggggccgggccccggaGCGCTGGGCcgccgagcggcggcgggagctGGAGGCGCGGAGCCGGCAGCAGTGGGAGCGGGCCAGCCGCTCCTTCGCCCAGGCCGCCATTTGCTGCTCCAGGCAGGCGCGGTGGAGCGcgccccgcgccctcccgccCAGGTacgggccgggcccggggaggccgggcggggaggccgggccccggggccggcgggcgcttCGCCCCTGACGCGCCCGGGTGTGTCGCAGCCCGGCGGCGGTGCGGcgggaggcggaggaggcggcggcggcgcggctggaGCAGCGGCGGTCGCGGCTGCGGCGGCTGCTCGGCGAGGAGCGGGAGGCGCTGGCAGCggagctgcgggagctgcggcgcGGCCGAGGGTCGGAGGCCGTCGGGATGCGGCAGCGGAGCGAGGAGCTGCGAGCCGGCCGGGAGGAgcggaggaggaag gttgctgagcagctgctgtttgagcactggaagaaaaacaaCGCTGAGCTCCGGGAG GTGGAGTCGGAGCTGCACAGGAAGCACGTGATGGAGGCTTGGGGTGATCAGCTAATGCAAAAAACCAAG CAAGAAGCAGCTGAACTTGAAGAGAAAAAACGTTATGAGAATGAATATGAAATTGCACGAAGGGAAGCGCTGGAAAGAATGAGACAAGAGGAAGAGAAGCGTCggctggaagagaagaaacaagcgGAGACGTTGCTTCAACAAATAGAAGAATTGAAATTACATGAGAACGAG gcGACACAGCTGAAAAAAGAACAGGAGAATTTATTAAAGCAGCAATGGGCACTGGAGAacttggaagaagaaaggaaacaaatggaagaacACCGGAAGAAGAAAGAGCTTGG tcGCTTTTTGAGGCATCAGTGTAATGCCCAGCTAAAGAGACGAGCCCAGCAGATACAGGAGGAGCTG GAGATAGACAGGCAGATTTTATTAGCCCTCCTCGAGAAAGAAGATGAGGATCAGCGCCGCCAGTCTGCGCGACGAGAACGAGCTGTTGCAGATGTTGCCTGGATGAAACATGTCATTGAGGAACAGCTCCAGttagaaaaggagagggaggcagagctgcagacTCTTTTTAG gGAAGAAGCTAAAAAAgtgtgggagaagagggaagaagaatgggaaagagagaagaaggcCAGAGATCGCCTGATGAATGAG GTCCTTGCAGGCAGGCAGCGCCAGATCCAAGAGAAGATGGAGTTAAACAGACGAGCCCAAGAAGAGTCTATAAAGTATCGAGAGCAGCTGATTAAAGAACTTGAGGAGGCAAAAGAACTGACTAGGCgagagaaggagcaggaggaggaactgaAGACAGCCcgcaggcaggagctggaggcGCAG CTGACAGAGCGCCGCTTGCAAGAACGGGAGGAGCAGCAGCgccagagggaggaggaggaagaggagagatcGGCCCGGCAGCGCTGTGAGGAGTTAGTGCGGCAGGAGGCCAAGCGCATGGCTGAGCAAGGGTATCGCAGCAGG CTCTACAGTTACCCAAAAGCAGCATGGACCTGA
- the GLTP gene encoding glycolipid transfer protein, translating to MALLLEHEFKPLPADKQIETLPFLEAVAHLPPFFDCLGTPIVYSPVKADLTGNIKKIRAVYDSNPAKFKTLQNILEVEKEMHGSAWPKTGATLALMWLKRGLKFMLVLLQSISDGERDEEHPNLIRVNAMKAYEIALKKYHGWMLQKLFTGSVYALPYKSDLLKALEKGKEVKEEESIEKIHQFLSRVTPILDAIYEMYTKMNAELSYKA from the exons atgGCGCTGCTGCTGGAGCACGAGTTCAAGCCGCTGCCGGCCGATAAGCAGATCGAGACGCTGCCCTTCCTGGAGGCCGTGGCGCACCTGCCGCCCTTCTTCG ATTGCCTGGGGACTCCCATCGTCTACTCGCCGGTCAAAGCAGACCTGACTGGAAATATCAAG AAAATCCGGGCGGTTTACGACTCCAACCCCGCCAAGTTCAAAACGCTGCAGAACATcctggaggtggagaaggagatGCACGGCTCGGCCTGGCCCAAGACGGGTGCGACGCTGGCGCTGATGTGGTTGAAAAG GGGCCTGAAGTTCATGCTGGTTCTGCTGCAGAGCATCTCCGACGGTGAGCGGGATGAGGAGCATCCAAACCTCATCCGAGTGAATGCCATGAAGGCTTACGAGATCGCGCTGAAGAAATACCACGGCTGGATGCTGCAGAAGCTTTTCACG GGCTCGGTCTACGCTCTTCCGTACAAATCGGATTTGCTGAAGGCGTTAGAGAAGGGTAAAGAAGTCAAAGAGGAGGAAAGCATAGAGAAGATTCATCAGTTTCTCTCGAGGGTCACCCCCATCCTGGATGCAATTTATGAGATGTACACAAAGATGAACGCCGAGCTGAGCTACAAAGCCTAA